A window of the Egibacter rhizosphaerae genome harbors these coding sequences:
- a CDS encoding TRAP transporter small permease: MNAEPSGRSTRSSGRPDLLDGAVWTGQALAGVLLLLVMLSVVAGIVGRAVFASPLPWVLELSGTALLFMTFLATAYVARQDAHVRLELLDMVLSPRAIRGLDVLALTIQILVTAALFYASAALVLNDLDQGTTTGGYLRLDRWPITAIIPLGTGLLLLQLLRTLVQRVRTGRVTRG; this comes from the coding sequence ATGAACGCCGAGCCGTCGGGGCGGTCAACCAGGTCCTCCGGTCGGCCGGATCTGCTCGATGGGGCGGTCTGGACCGGCCAAGCCCTGGCCGGGGTCCTCCTGCTGCTCGTGATGCTGAGTGTGGTGGCGGGGATCGTCGGCCGGGCCGTGTTCGCCAGCCCCTTGCCGTGGGTGCTGGAGTTGAGCGGCACGGCGCTGTTGTTCATGACGTTCCTCGCGACGGCCTACGTGGCGCGTCAGGACGCCCACGTGCGGCTCGAGCTGCTCGACATGGTCCTGTCTCCGCGGGCCATCCGTGGACTCGACGTCCTCGCGCTCACCATCCAGATCCTCGTGACCGCCGCGCTGTTCTACGCTTCCGCGGCCCTGGTTCTCAACGACCTCGACCAAGGGACCACCACCGGGGGCTATCTGCGGCTCGACCGCTGGCCGATCACCGCGATCATCCCGCTCGGGACCGGTCTGTTGCTCCTCCAGCTCCTGCGCACGCTCGTGCAGCGCGTGCGGACCGGGCGGGTGACCCGTGGC
- the dctP gene encoding TRAP transporter substrate-binding protein DctP — translation MRSNRSRSVTLGFLLGALALVVVGCAEDDGEDEADQAPEEDVEAADDDDTDPDPVTLEFVTAFPEDEELNDGFWHWVEEVEEQAPWVEIEYAGGPDVMDPTQQIEGIGSGALEAGTMPGDYYVQQAPFADMMRYTPYTPAEERENGVFELYEEIHREALDVQYLGRSMAGVGQVLFLTDEQIETPNLEGLTVRTSPATEPVVTGLGGASADIPAEEIYTALERGTVDGFGWAGVGPRGFGWYEQVEYELAPRFYDSAQSIVVNADTWDELDSETQDTLMEITAEVEPEIVDIYEDIALEEVETWREEGGVELIEFTDDEAAEVLELAYGDPGWDAIDWDGIVEQTPQAEEIRDIFEEGYGDDFEDAVPGGATVTRDGE, via the coding sequence ATGCGCAGCAACCGCAGCCGTTCGGTCACGCTGGGATTCCTGCTCGGAGCCCTGGCCTTGGTGGTGGTCGGGTGTGCCGAGGACGACGGCGAGGACGAGGCTGACCAGGCACCCGAGGAGGATGTCGAGGCGGCCGACGACGACGACACCGATCCGGACCCCGTGACCCTGGAGTTCGTCACCGCGTTCCCCGAGGACGAGGAGTTGAACGACGGCTTCTGGCACTGGGTCGAGGAGGTCGAGGAGCAGGCCCCGTGGGTGGAGATCGAGTACGCGGGTGGTCCCGACGTGATGGACCCGACCCAGCAGATCGAGGGGATCGGCTCCGGGGCGCTCGAGGCCGGCACGATGCCGGGCGACTACTACGTCCAGCAGGCGCCGTTCGCCGACATGATGCGGTACACGCCGTACACGCCCGCCGAGGAGCGAGAGAACGGCGTCTTCGAGCTCTACGAGGAGATCCACCGGGAGGCGCTCGACGTCCAGTACCTGGGCCGCAGCATGGCCGGGGTCGGGCAGGTGCTCTTCCTGACCGACGAGCAGATCGAGACGCCCAACCTGGAAGGGCTGACCGTTCGAACCTCACCCGCGACAGAACCCGTGGTAACCGGGCTCGGCGGCGCCAGTGCCGACATCCCCGCTGAGGAGATCTACACCGCACTCGAGCGAGGGACGGTCGACGGCTTCGGCTGGGCCGGTGTCGGCCCCCGTGGCTTCGGCTGGTACGAGCAGGTCGAGTACGAGCTCGCGCCCCGCTTCTACGACTCCGCGCAGAGCATCGTCGTGAACGCCGACACCTGGGACGAGCTCGACAGCGAGACCCAGGACACGCTGATGGAGATCACCGCCGAGGTGGAGCCGGAGATCGTCGACATCTACGAGGACATCGCGCTCGAGGAGGTCGAGACCTGGCGCGAGGAGGGCGGCGTCGAGCTCATCGAGTTCACCGACGACGAGGCCGCCGAGGTCCTGGAGCTCGCGTACGGCGACCCGGGCTGGGACGCGATCGACTGGGACGGCATCGTCGAGCAGACACCGCAGGCGGAGGAGATCCGGGACATCTTCGAGGAGGGCTACGGTGACGACTTCGAGGATGCGGTCCCCGGTGGGGCCACCGTCACGCGCGACGGGGAGTAG
- a CDS encoding UGSC family (seleno)protein — translation MDLNAAIRDFQLVPPVDPKVVEGTPMAERLASLDGARIALLDNRKGNANVLLDALGGILRERHGVADTQLTEKPIFSRPSPAELLADLEGYDAALTAIGDUGSCTSCSLHDMSVLEGRGVPTVTLCTSQFAYEAAQQWQALGHREATVVEVRHPFGHLPTEEVRAEAERVVGEVVACLTPTGATR, via the coding sequence ATGGACCTGAACGCCGCGATCCGCGACTTCCAGCTCGTGCCGCCGGTCGACCCGAAGGTCGTCGAGGGCACCCCGATGGCCGAGCGGTTGGCCTCGCTCGACGGCGCCCGGATCGCGCTGCTCGACAACCGCAAGGGCAACGCGAACGTCCTGCTGGACGCCCTCGGTGGGATCCTGCGCGAGCGACACGGCGTCGCCGACACCCAGCTCACGGAGAAGCCGATCTTCTCGCGTCCGTCGCCGGCCGAGCTGCTGGCGGACCTCGAGGGCTACGATGCCGCGCTGACCGCGATCGGCGATTGAGGCTCGTGCACGTCGTGCAGTTTGCACGACATGTCGGTCCTGGAAGGCCGGGGCGTCCCGACCGTGACCCTGTGCACCAGTCAGTTCGCGTACGAGGCCGCCCAGCAGTGGCAGGCCCTGGGGCACCGGGAGGCGACCGTGGTCGAGGTGCGCCACCCGTTCGGGCACCTGCCGACCGAGGAGGTGCGGGCCGAGGCCGAACGCGTCGTCGGCGAGGTCGTCGCGTGTCTCACCCCCACCGGGGCCACCCGATGA
- a CDS encoding CaiB/BaiF CoA transferase family protein, which translates to MSGLPLDGIRVIDLSRNIAGPLCTMLLGDLGADVVKVERPGGGDEARNHSDDPGTSPYFASLNRNKRSICLDLKDGGDADRLARLLTHADVCVENLRPGALARLGFDDDRLARDFPELIMCHVSGFGRTGPWADAAAYDHIIQGFSGLMSLTGPPGEGGYRTNTSVADVVTGLFAATSLAASLRGRRPEQGPQGETGDVIDVSLLGSLLNALCYQSATYLSTGVAPEPTGNEHPYIVPYGTYPTNDGHVSVCVGNNALFARFCRALGIEGALDDERFADNHARVRHRDELNALVRPALALRTSDEWLAAFAAEGIPSGPIHTLPEALDHPQVAALDLVHEVDNGVGGRYAHLRAPFSSPRLGGMIRRRPPLVGEHTAEVLAEVGEPTTPTVADRARP; encoded by the coding sequence ATGAGCGGGCTGCCGCTGGACGGTATCCGGGTCATCGATCTGAGCCGCAACATCGCGGGGCCGTTGTGCACCATGCTGCTCGGCGACCTCGGCGCGGACGTCGTCAAGGTGGAGCGTCCCGGAGGCGGCGACGAGGCCCGCAACCACTCGGACGATCCGGGCACCTCGCCGTACTTCGCGTCGCTGAACCGCAACAAGCGCTCGATCTGCCTCGACCTCAAGGACGGCGGCGACGCCGACAGGCTGGCGCGGCTCCTCACCCACGCCGACGTCTGCGTCGAGAACCTGCGCCCTGGCGCCCTCGCCCGCCTCGGCTTCGACGACGATCGCCTGGCACGGGACTTCCCCGAACTCATCATGTGCCATGTCAGCGGCTTCGGCCGCACCGGCCCCTGGGCCGATGCGGCGGCCTACGACCACATCATCCAGGGCTTCAGCGGCCTGATGAGCCTCACCGGCCCGCCCGGCGAAGGCGGGTACCGCACCAACACCTCGGTGGCGGACGTGGTCACCGGGCTGTTCGCGGCGACGAGCCTCGCCGCCTCGCTGCGAGGACGCCGCCCCGAACAAGGTCCCCAGGGCGAGACGGGCGACGTCATCGACGTCTCGCTGCTCGGCAGCCTCCTCAACGCCCTCTGCTACCAGTCGGCGACCTACCTCTCGACGGGGGTGGCGCCCGAGCCCACCGGCAACGAGCATCCCTACATCGTCCCCTACGGCACGTACCCGACGAACGACGGACACGTGAGCGTCTGCGTCGGCAACAACGCCTTGTTCGCGCGCTTCTGCCGTGCGCTGGGGATCGAGGGCGCGCTCGACGACGAACGCTTCGCGGACAATCACGCCCGCGTGCGCCATCGGGACGAGCTCAACGCCCTCGTCCGGCCCGCGCTCGCCCTGCGCACGAGCGACGAGTGGCTCGCGGCGTTCGCGGCCGAGGGGATCCCCAGCGGCCCCATCCACACGCTGCCGGAAGCGCTCGACCACCCGCAGGTCGCCGCCCTCGACCTCGTCCACGAGGTCGACAACGGCGTCGGCGGGCGCTACGCCCACCTCCGCGCCCCCTTCTCGTCTCCCCGCCTCGGCGGGATGATCCGACGGAGGCCGCCCCTCGTGGGCGAGCACACCGCGGAGGTCCTGGCCGAGGTCGGCGAGCCGACCACCCCGACGGTCGCCGACCGCGCTCGACCATGA